One segment of Hippopotamus amphibius kiboko isolate mHipAmp2 chromosome 2, mHipAmp2.hap2, whole genome shotgun sequence DNA contains the following:
- the PPP2R2A gene encoding serine/threonine-protein phosphatase 2A 55 kDa regulatory subunit B alpha isoform isoform X5 — MDLMVEASPRRIFANAHTYHINSISINSDYETYLSADDLRINLWHLEITDRSFNIVDIKPANMEELTEVITAAEFHPNSCNTFVYSSSKGTIRLCDMRASALCDRHSKLFEEPEDPSNRSFFSEIISSISDVKFSHSGRYMMTRDYLSVKIWDLNMENRPVETYQVHEYLRSKLCSLYENDCIFDKFECCWNGSDSVVMTGSYNNFFRMFDRNTKRDITLEASRENNKPRTVLKPRKVCASGKRKKDEISVDSLDFNKKILHTAWHPKENIIAVATTNNLYIFQDKVN; from the exons ATGGATCTAATGGTTGAGGCCAGTCCACGAAGAATATTTGCCAATGCTCATACATATCACATCAACTCAATTTCTATTAATAGTGATTATGAAACGTATTTATCTGCAGATGATTTGCGGATTAATCTTTGGCACCTGGAAATTACAGACAGGAGTTTTA ATATTGTGGATATCAAGCCTGCCAATATGGAAGAGCTGACAGAGGTGATTACAGCAGCAGAATTCCATCCAAACAGCTGTAACACATTTGTATACAGCAGCAGTAAAGGAACTATTCGGTTATGTGACATGAGGGCATCCGCCCTCTGTGATAGGCATTCTAAAC tgTTTGAAGAACCTGAAGATCCCAGTAACaggtcttttttttctgaaatcatcTCTTCAATTTCTGATGTTAAATTCAGCCATAGTGGTCGATATATGATGACTAGAGACTATTTGTCAGTCAAAATTTGGGACTTAAATATGGAAAACAGGCCTGTGGAAACATACCAG GTGCATGAATACCTCAGAAGTAAGCTTTGTTCACTGTATGAAAATGACTGCATATTTGACAAATTTGAATGTTGTTGGAATGGATCTGACAG TGTTGTCATGACTGGATCTTACAATAATTTCTTCAGAATGTTTGACCGGAACACGAAGCGAGACATAACCCTAGAAGCATCACGGGAAAACAATAAACCTCGCACGGTTCTGAAGCCACGCAAAGTGTGTGCAAGTGGCAAGcgaaagaaagatgaaataagtGTTGACAGCCTAGACTTCAACAAGAAAATACTTCATACAGCCTGGCACCCCAAGGAAAATATCATTGCTGTAGCTACTACAAACAATCTGTATATATTTCAAGACAAAGTGAATTAG
- the PPP2R2A gene encoding serine/threonine-protein phosphatase 2A 55 kDa regulatory subunit B alpha isoform isoform X4 — MATLQSDIISTVEFNHSGELLATGDKGGRVVIFQQEQENKIQSHSRGEYNVYSTFQSHEPEFDYLKSLEIEEKINKIRWLPQKNAAQFLLSTNDKTIKLWKISERDKRPEGYNLKEEDGRYRDPTTVTTLRVPVFRPMDLMVEASPRRIFANAHTYHINSISINSDYETYLSADDLRINLWHLEITDRSFNIVDIKPANMEELTEVITAAEFHPNSCNTFVYSSSKGTIRLCDMRASALCDRHSKLFEEPEDPSNRSFFSEIISSISDVKFSHSGRYMMTRDYLSVKIWDLNMENRPVETYQVHEYLRSKLCSLYENDCIFDKFECCWNGSDSVVMTGSYNNFFRMFDRNTKRDITLEASRENNKPRTVLKPRKVCASGKRKKDEISVDSLDFNKKILHTAWHPKENIIAVATTNNLYIFQDKVN; from the exons aaCAAAATCCAGTCTCATAGCAGAGGAGAATATAATGTTTACAGCACCTTTCAGAGCCATGAACCAGAGTTTGACTACTTGAAAAGtttagaaatagaagaaaagatcaacaaaattaggTGGTTACCCCAGAAAAATGCTGCTCAGTTTTTATTGTCTACCAATG ataaaacaataaaattatggaaaatcAGTGAAAGGGACAAAAGACCAGAGGGGTATAACTTGAAAGAGGAAGATGGAAGGTATAGAGATCCTACTACAGTTACTACACTACGt GTGCCGGTCTTTAGGCCCATGGATCTAATGGTTGAGGCCAGTCCACGAAGAATATTTGCCAATGCTCATACATATCACATCAACTCAATTTCTATTAATAGTGATTATGAAACGTATTTATCTGCAGATGATTTGCGGATTAATCTTTGGCACCTGGAAATTACAGACAGGAGTTTTA ATATTGTGGATATCAAGCCTGCCAATATGGAAGAGCTGACAGAGGTGATTACAGCAGCAGAATTCCATCCAAACAGCTGTAACACATTTGTATACAGCAGCAGTAAAGGAACTATTCGGTTATGTGACATGAGGGCATCCGCCCTCTGTGATAGGCATTCTAAAC tgTTTGAAGAACCTGAAGATCCCAGTAACaggtcttttttttctgaaatcatcTCTTCAATTTCTGATGTTAAATTCAGCCATAGTGGTCGATATATGATGACTAGAGACTATTTGTCAGTCAAAATTTGGGACTTAAATATGGAAAACAGGCCTGTGGAAACATACCAG GTGCATGAATACCTCAGAAGTAAGCTTTGTTCACTGTATGAAAATGACTGCATATTTGACAAATTTGAATGTTGTTGGAATGGATCTGACAG TGTTGTCATGACTGGATCTTACAATAATTTCTTCAGAATGTTTGACCGGAACACGAAGCGAGACATAACCCTAGAAGCATCACGGGAAAACAATAAACCTCGCACGGTTCTGAAGCCACGCAAAGTGTGTGCAAGTGGCAAGcgaaagaaagatgaaataagtGTTGACAGCCTAGACTTCAACAAGAAAATACTTCATACAGCCTGGCACCCCAAGGAAAATATCATTGCTGTAGCTACTACAAACAATCTGTATATATTTCAAGACAAAGTGAATTAG